Proteins from a genomic interval of Gammaproteobacteria bacterium:
- the xerD gene encoding site-specific tyrosine recombinase XerD has protein sequence MKVDCDADLAAIEVFLDAIWMERGLSANTLAAYRTDLAGFAAWLTAQGKALISAGPEDLSGYLATRKHVRSMARLLSCLRRFYQYLVREGRLAADPSALIDAPKLGRPLPKSLTETEVEALLDAPPTEEVLGLRDRAMLELLYASGLRVSELVGAGVAQVNLSQGVVRITGKGGKERLVPIGEESLLWLERYLREGRPELLKGRQCVAMFVTQRGAAMTRQAFWYLIKRYAQQAGIAAARISPHTLRHSFATHLLNHGADLRVLQMLLGHSDLSTTQIYTHVAQERLKSLHARHHPRG, from the coding sequence ATGAAAGTCGATTGTGATGCGGACCTTGCCGCCATCGAGGTGTTTCTCGATGCGATATGGATGGAGCGCGGTTTAAGCGCCAATACCTTGGCGGCTTATCGCACGGATCTTGCCGGTTTTGCGGCATGGCTGACAGCGCAGGGCAAGGCTCTTATTTCCGCAGGGCCGGAGGATTTGTCCGGTTATCTGGCGACGCGAAAGCATGTTCGTTCCATGGCGCGCTTACTGTCCTGTCTGCGGCGGTTTTATCAGTATCTGGTGCGGGAGGGGCGTTTGGCGGCCGATCCCAGCGCGCTCATCGACGCACCCAAGCTGGGGCGCCCCTTGCCCAAGTCGTTGACCGAGACAGAGGTGGAGGCATTGCTCGACGCGCCCCCGACTGAGGAAGTGTTGGGCTTGCGTGACCGTGCCATGCTGGAGCTGCTCTATGCCAGCGGCCTACGCGTTTCAGAGCTGGTGGGCGCAGGTGTTGCGCAGGTGAATTTAAGTCAGGGCGTGGTGCGTATCACAGGGAAGGGTGGCAAGGAGCGTCTTGTCCCGATCGGTGAGGAATCGCTGTTATGGCTGGAGCGTTATCTGCGCGAGGGACGGCCTGAACTGCTGAAAGGGAGGCAATGCGTCGCGATGTTTGTGACGCAACGCGGCGCGGCGATGACGCGTCAAGCGTTCTGGTATCTGATCAAGCGCTACGCGCAACAGGCCGGAATCGCCGCTGCCAGGATTTCCCCGCATACGCTGCGCCATTCGTTCGCCACCCATTTACTGAATCATGGTGCCGATTTGCGCGTTTTGCAGATGCTGCTCGGGCACAGTGACTTATCCACCACGCAAATTTATACTCATGTCGCACAAGAGCGGTTGAAGAGTCTGCATGCCAGGCATCATCCGCGTGGTTGA
- a CDS encoding DUF3592 domain-containing protein: protein MWNPYVIILGLFVAAGFVVTLWGLRIIAKGRRTLRWPSTEGSIEESRLASDTDDLFPHILFSYKVGAQTYRRELGFPGGTNPTPEFAASYVKKFPVGERVRVFYDPERPDQATLEPGLVQGDWMILTLGISATIFGILLLVFGHS from the coding sequence ATGTGGAACCCCTATGTAATCATTCTTGGCCTCTTTGTCGCTGCCGGTTTTGTCGTCACCCTCTGGGGTTTGAGGATTATCGCCAAGGGTCGGAGAACGTTGCGTTGGCCCTCCACCGAAGGCAGTATCGAGGAGTCCAGGCTCGCCTCGGATACCGACGATCTGTTTCCGCATATCCTGTTCAGCTACAAGGTGGGCGCCCAAACTTACCGGCGAGAACTTGGGTTTCCAGGCGGGACTAACCCGACGCCGGAATTCGCTGCGAGTTATGTCAAGAAATTTCCCGTAGGCGAGAGAGTCCGGGTCTTTTACGATCCCGAACGACCGGATCAGGCCACACTTGAGCCCGGCCTGGTGCAGGGTGACTGGATGATACTCACATTAGGTATCTCAGCCACGATTTTTGGGATTTTATTACTGGTGTTTGGTCATAGCTGA
- a CDS encoding class I SAM-dependent methyltransferase — protein MILNKQEPCSIPSATPLDSAWNWNLAVIDAQNWVKDIFVKPRVTRYPVKLLRYWFMYNLLREERTRLGRPLRVCEIGVDRGQMLRFTRDAGFADIESWVAVDCRLQPELRESGYTRQIEANVDLPDFFLDEKYDVIIVLHLLEHLFEPEQLTHRLSAALAPGGVMIGGFPVTPKWAASYWQKRIRRTAPKFGHVSVFSPRRVENMANSSGLRLDFISGAFLIRKTGSFIENSKIWLRLNLLFGALFPALGGEIYWRMRK, from the coding sequence ATGATTTTGAACAAACAAGAACCATGTTCGATTCCATCAGCAACTCCGTTAGACTCCGCATGGAATTGGAACCTGGCTGTCATTGATGCGCAGAACTGGGTAAAAGACATTTTTGTCAAACCTCGCGTCACTCGCTACCCGGTCAAATTGCTGCGTTACTGGTTTATGTACAATTTGCTCCGAGAGGAGCGAACCCGGCTTGGGCGGCCGTTGCGCGTGTGCGAGATTGGCGTTGACCGAGGGCAAATGCTGCGCTTCACGCGAGATGCCGGGTTTGCCGATATTGAGTCCTGGGTGGCGGTGGATTGCAGGCTGCAACCCGAATTGCGCGAGTCTGGCTATACCAGGCAGATCGAGGCTAATGTTGATCTGCCCGATTTTTTCCTGGATGAAAAATACGACGTGATCATCGTGCTCCACCTTCTGGAACATCTCTTTGAGCCGGAACAATTGACCCATCGGCTGTCTGCCGCGCTAGCGCCCGGCGGGGTCATGATCGGTGGTTTTCCTGTTACGCCAAAGTGGGCGGCATCCTATTGGCAGAAGAGAATCCGTCGTACCGCGCCAAAGTTTGGTCACGTTAGCGTATTCTCACCGCGACGCGTGGAAAACATGGCGAACAGCTCCGGACTCCGCCTTGATTTTATTTCTGGCGCTTTCCTTATTCGGAAAACCGGGTCATTTATTGAGAATTCCAAGATATGGCTACGGCTTAATTTGCTCTTTGGCGCTCTTTTCCCCGCGCTGGGCGGCGAAATCTACTGGCGAATGCGTAAGTGA
- a CDS encoding S8 family serine peptidase, which translates to MAFVKIKDGQALQRFLSDPDVVAVYENVAHEATLPQSLALINQPIAQSFGKTGRGTMVAVLDTGLDWTQPGFDGVTPGWGCSAVGGSCKVRVAIDFAPNDGVRDDFSMHGTNVAGIVAGVAPQTYFAALDVFSGSTAQAAHVLAAINWVVQNARPHNIVAMNLSFGGNVGHSAECSSSYIASAFQNARSAGVIPVVASGNNGFLSGISEPACAPGAVRVGAVYDSNFGSYSGSCSDATTAADKVTCFSNSASFLTLLAPGAMITAAGVTKGGTSQAAPHVAGAVAVLRASNGFPGDTLDNTVGRMVNSGVQVRDHRNGIIKPRLNLGRALGLN; encoded by the coding sequence ATGGCGTTCGTCAAGATCAAGGATGGGCAGGCGCTCCAGCGATTTTTAAGTGATCCCGACGTCGTGGCGGTCTATGAAAATGTAGCCCATGAAGCGACTCTCCCGCAGAGTTTGGCATTGATCAATCAGCCCATTGCTCAATCGTTCGGCAAGACCGGCCGGGGTACGATGGTAGCCGTTCTGGACACGGGCCTTGACTGGACTCAACCTGGCTTTGATGGGGTAACCCCTGGCTGGGGATGCAGCGCAGTGGGGGGCAGTTGCAAGGTGCGCGTTGCCATTGACTTTGCGCCTAACGATGGCGTGCGTGATGATTTCAGTATGCACGGTACAAATGTCGCCGGCATCGTGGCGGGTGTCGCCCCTCAGACATACTTTGCGGCGCTTGATGTGTTCTCGGGCTCGACGGCGCAGGCTGCTCATGTACTGGCAGCGATCAACTGGGTGGTGCAAAACGCACGCCCTCACAATATTGTCGCCATGAATCTCAGCTTTGGTGGCAATGTTGGACACAGCGCCGAGTGCAGCAGCTCCTATATTGCCTCCGCATTTCAGAATGCCCGGAGTGCCGGGGTAATACCGGTGGTTGCATCAGGCAATAATGGATTTCTCAGTGGAATCTCCGAGCCGGCGTGCGCACCGGGTGCGGTGCGGGTGGGGGCGGTTTACGACAGCAATTTTGGCTCATACTCAGGAAGCTGCTCGGATGCCACCACGGCGGCAGACAAGGTGACATGCTTTTCAAACAGCGCATCTTTTCTGACGCTGCTGGCGCCTGGGGCTATGATTACTGCCGCAGGAGTTACCAAGGGCGGCACCTCTCAGGCGGCACCGCATGTTGCAGGGGCCGTCGCGGTGTTGAGGGCGTCTAATGGATTTCCGGGGGACACGCTGGATAATACGGTGGGTCGTATGGTCAATAGCGGTGTGCAGGTAAGGGATCACAGGAATGGCATAATCAAGCCCCGCCTCAATCTTGGCAGGGCGCTGGGCCTCAATTAG
- the rplS gene encoding 50S ribosomal protein L19: MNIIQQIEAEQMTRVLPAFNPGDTVTVQVKVKEGNRERLQAFEGVVIAKSSRGLNSSFTVRKVSHGEGVERVFQTHSPGIESVSVKRRGAVRRAKLYYLRDLKGKAARIKEKL; this comes from the coding sequence ATGAACATTATTCAACAAATCGAAGCCGAGCAGATGACTCGTGTGTTGCCTGCTTTTAACCCAGGCGATACAGTGACGGTGCAGGTGAAGGTTAAGGAAGGCAATCGTGAGCGTTTGCAGGCATTTGAAGGCGTTGTCATCGCCAAGAGCAGCCGTGGCTTGAATTCATCCTTTACCGTGCGCAAGGTTTCGCATGGTGAGGGCGTGGAGCGTGTTTTCCAGACCCATAGCCCGGGCATTGAGTCTGTTTCGGTCAAACGCCGTGGCGCCGTGCGCCGCGCCAAGCTTTACTACCTGCGCGATCTGAAAGGCAAGGCTGCGCGCATTAAAGAAAAGCTGTAA
- the rimM gene encoding ribosome maturation factor RimM (Essential for efficient processing of 16S rRNA): MSTLNGASDNPSDLVVVGRISGIFGVRGWVKVYSYTHPLENILVYNPWQVRLGEEWKPMSLLGGRPHGKGIVAQLEGFSDPESARTLLGADIAVCRDQLPSPRSGQYYWRDLVGLAVETLDGVALGTVDHLLETGANDVLVVMGERERLIPYIDQVVVEVDLHEKRMRVDWDPEF, from the coding sequence ATGAGCACCCTGAATGGCGCAAGTGACAATCCCTCTGATTTGGTTGTAGTTGGGCGGATTTCCGGAATTTTCGGGGTGCGCGGCTGGGTCAAGGTGTATTCGTACACCCATCCGCTGGAAAATATTTTGGTCTATAACCCCTGGCAGGTACGCCTGGGAGAAGAATGGAAGCCCATGAGCTTGCTGGGCGGTCGCCCTCATGGCAAAGGCATCGTCGCGCAGCTTGAGGGTTTCAGCGATCCCGAATCCGCCAGGACCCTGTTGGGTGCGGATATCGCGGTGTGCCGGGATCAGTTGCCGTCACCTCGCTCCGGACAGTATTACTGGAGGGATTTGGTGGGCTTGGCTGTCGAGACGCTCGACGGCGTCGCGCTGGGCACGGTGGATCATCTGTTGGAAACCGGCGCGAATGACGTGCTGGTGGTCATGGGTGAGCGGGAGCGTCTGATTCCCTATATTGACCAGGTGGTGGTTGAGGTCGATTTGCATGAGAAACGCATGCGTGTCGATTGGGATCCTGAGTTCTAG
- a CDS encoding HPF/RaiA family ribosome-associated protein, with protein sequence MQINIYAHGFTTTEALREHVTRRLHHALGGCADQISQARVRLSDVNGPRGGADKCCQIQVRLAHLADVVIENTEADLYVAIDRAAERVGRTAARHIARQRRPVRMSSRQEPASDSLVEC encoded by the coding sequence ATGCAAATCAATATTTATGCGCATGGATTTACCACCACCGAAGCCCTGCGCGAGCATGTCACGAGGCGCTTGCATCATGCGTTGGGGGGCTGTGCTGACCAAATCTCCCAGGCCAGGGTGCGCCTGTCGGATGTCAACGGCCCGCGCGGCGGTGCAGACAAGTGCTGCCAAATCCAGGTGCGCTTGGCGCACCTGGCCGATGTGGTCATCGAGAATACTGAAGCCGATCTCTATGTCGCCATCGACCGTGCGGCGGAACGGGTCGGCAGGACAGCGGCGCGCCACATTGCCCGCCAACGACGGCCGGTTCGTATGTCGTCGCGTCAGGAACCCGCCTCCGACTCGCTGGTGGAATGTTGA
- a CDS encoding Bax inhibitor-1/YccA family protein: MNSQITSLGRAQTSVLETNKVIRNTYMLLSMTLAFSALTAGASMALNLPHPGLIVTLIGYFGLLFLTAKFKNSSLGLGFVFALTGFMGYTLGPILSSYLSLPNGGQIVMTAMGATAAVFLGLSGYAVTSRKDFSFMGGFLMVGILVAFLAGLGAIFFELPALSLAVSAMFVLLMAGLILYETSNIIHGGETNYIMATVTLFVAIFNLFTSLLHLLGFANNGE; this comes from the coding sequence ATGAATTCGCAAATAACGTCCCTTGGCCGTGCCCAGACATCGGTTCTGGAAACCAATAAGGTCATACGCAACACCTATATGCTGTTATCAATGACGCTGGCATTCAGCGCTCTCACAGCGGGCGCGTCGATGGCGCTGAATTTGCCCCATCCTGGCCTGATTGTCACCTTGATCGGCTATTTTGGGTTGCTCTTCCTCACCGCCAAATTCAAAAACAGCAGTCTGGGCCTGGGGTTCGTCTTCGCTCTCACCGGCTTTATGGGTTACACCCTCGGGCCTATCCTCAGTAGCTATCTCAGTCTGCCCAATGGCGGTCAGATCGTGATGACCGCGATGGGCGCGACTGCAGCCGTTTTCCTCGGTCTTTCCGGCTATGCCGTGACCAGCCGCAAGGATTTCAGTTTCATGGGCGGCTTTCTCATGGTCGGCATCCTGGTGGCCTTCCTTGCCGGCCTCGGCGCAATATTCTTTGAGCTGCCCGCCCTGTCGCTGGCCGTCTCCGCCATGTTCGTGCTGCTCATGGCGGGGCTGATCCTGTATGAGACCAGCAATATCATCCACGGCGGCGAGACCAATTACATCATGGCCACAGTGACGCTGTTCGTCGCCATCTTCAACCTCTTTACCAGCCTGCTGCACCTTCTGGGCTTTGCCAACAATGGCGAGTAA
- the trmD gene encoding tRNA (guanosine(37)-N1)-methyltransferase TrmD, which translates to MRVDVVTLFPPMFEGFTQHGVTGRAVQRGVLQLGLWNPRDYTHDRHRTVDARSYGGGPGMVMMAQPMRDAIRAARAADVEPVRVIYLSPQGRRLDQAGVHELAARSRLVLVAGRYEGIDERVLLTEIDEEWSIGDYVLSGGELAAMVVIDAVARLQAGVLGHEDSAQQDSFAEGLLDYPHYTRPEEVDGMRVPEVLMSGDHKAIHRWRCKQALGRTWLRRPDMLEDLTLDAAQRELLSEFQREYKKL; encoded by the coding sequence ATGCGTGTCGATGTTGTCACCTTGTTCCCGCCCATGTTCGAGGGGTTCACCCAGCATGGCGTGACAGGCAGGGCGGTACAGCGGGGCGTGTTGCAGCTAGGGCTGTGGAACCCGCGCGATTACACCCATGATCGTCATCGCACGGTTGATGCCCGATCTTATGGCGGCGGCCCCGGCATGGTGATGATGGCGCAGCCAATGCGCGATGCCATCCGTGCGGCGCGCGCTGCCGACGTGGAGCCGGTCCGGGTGATTTATCTCTCGCCGCAGGGACGGCGCCTGGATCAGGCTGGTGTGCATGAGCTGGCCGCGCGATCCCGGCTGGTGCTGGTGGCGGGGCGTTACGAAGGGATTGACGAGCGGGTGCTACTGACCGAGATCGACGAGGAATGGTCGATTGGCGACTATGTGCTCAGCGGTGGTGAATTGGCGGCGATGGTGGTTATCGATGCCGTGGCTCGATTGCAGGCCGGCGTGCTGGGGCATGAAGATTCCGCGCAGCAGGATTCGTTTGCCGAAGGACTACTGGATTATCCGCACTATACCCGGCCTGAAGAGGTTGACGGGATGAGGGTGCCAGAGGTGCTGATGAGCGGCGATCATAAGGCGATCCACCGTTGGCGGTGCAAGCAGGCGCTGGGGCGGACATGGCTAAGACGGCCGGACATGCTGGAGGATTTGACACTGGATGCGGCACAGCGTGAGTTGCTGAGTGAATTCCAGAGAGAATACAAGAAGTTGTAG
- a CDS encoding methyl-accepting chemotaxis protein, translating into MNIKQKIWSLPVVAVLIFAVGIAVNYVFSSSTSALLDRVRNVDYPLLGNTQQLIADFKGIQENLKNAVTANDKKGLELAGEKAASFRNNLGELTKIPGTKESAEKIGKEFDEYYQAAGDTASIMLGVKSGDISASAAKMQPTLEALNTTLSSSKEHAAKEFAAGFAGIESNVQRGLMASIAVAVVIILGLGLISFFVITSITTSLKEILSRVEDIASGDADLTKQVNIASTDELGQLASLINKFIGNLHGVMSRVATISKDVRNSSRELSTVTSGLSQGGQMQADQVTRIARAMEEVSATITEMDRSSANAADSATATYQAAKEGGLVIQDTIDSMHKVSDSVNEAAHMVQALGASSSHIGEVIRVIRDIADQTNLLALNAAIEAARAGEQGRGFAVVADEVRNLAGRTSQATLEINQMIEKIQGEVGVTVNCISSGREAASIGKERAANAQSALENILGSINGVGGLIREIAMATENVAHGVQEITSETDQIASVAQNSLAQTRHAMQQSDKLDSATEQLDKMVGSFKL; encoded by the coding sequence ATGAACATCAAGCAAAAAATATGGTCGTTGCCGGTTGTCGCCGTGCTGATCTTTGCGGTTGGCATCGCGGTCAATTACGTGTTTTCTTCGTCAACTTCTGCGTTGCTGGATCGGGTCCGCAATGTCGATTATCCGTTACTGGGTAATACGCAACAGCTCATTGCCGATTTCAAAGGTATCCAGGAAAACCTGAAGAACGCAGTGACGGCCAACGACAAGAAGGGATTGGAGTTGGCAGGGGAGAAGGCAGCCAGTTTCAGGAATAATCTTGGCGAACTGACCAAGATTCCTGGAACGAAGGAAAGTGCGGAAAAGATCGGTAAGGAGTTTGACGAGTATTACCAGGCTGCCGGTGACACCGCCTCCATCATGCTGGGTGTAAAAAGCGGCGATATTAGCGCATCCGCAGCCAAGATGCAGCCGACCCTGGAGGCCTTGAATACCACGCTCAGCTCATCCAAGGAACATGCAGCCAAGGAATTTGCGGCGGGATTTGCCGGGATAGAAAGTAATGTGCAGCGCGGGCTAATGGCCAGTATCGCTGTCGCGGTAGTGATCATTCTTGGTTTGGGACTGATCTCCTTTTTTGTCATTACTTCCATCACTACCAGCCTGAAAGAAATTCTAAGCCGCGTTGAGGATATCGCTAGCGGTGACGCCGACCTCACCAAGCAGGTGAACATCGCGAGCACCGATGAATTAGGCCAGCTTGCAAGCTTGATCAACAAGTTCATCGGTAATCTGCATGGCGTGATGTCGCGCGTGGCAACGATCTCGAAGGATGTGCGGAATTCCTCAAGAGAGCTTTCAACAGTCACCTCAGGTTTGTCTCAAGGAGGGCAGATGCAGGCCGATCAGGTGACGCGTATCGCCCGCGCCATGGAGGAGGTATCGGCGACAATTACCGAGATGGATAGAAGCAGCGCCAACGCGGCGGACTCCGCCACGGCAACCTATCAGGCCGCAAAAGAGGGCGGATTGGTCATTCAGGACACCATCGACAGCATGCACAAGGTGTCGGATTCCGTGAACGAAGCTGCCCACATGGTGCAAGCGCTGGGAGCGAGTTCCAGCCATATCGGCGAGGTAATCCGCGTGATCCGGGACATCGCCGATCAGACCAATTTGCTGGCGTTAAACGCCGCCATCGAGGCGGCGCGTGCTGGTGAACAGGGGCGTGGCTTCGCAGTGGTGGCCGATGAGGTACGTAATCTGGCGGGCCGCACTTCGCAGGCGACCTTGGAGATTAACCAGATGATCGAGAAGATTCAGGGCGAGGTCGGTGTCACAGTCAACTGCATTTCGTCCGGGAGAGAGGCGGCGTCGATCGGTAAGGAACGGGCAGCCAATGCTCAGTCGGCGCTGGAAAACATTTTGGGCAGTATCAATGGTGTCGGTGGATTGATCCGTGAAATTGCCATGGCGACGGAAAACGTCGCGCATGGCGTACAGGAGATCACCAGCGAAACTGATCAGATTGCCAGTGTCGCGCAAAACAGTTTGGCGCAGACCCGGCACGCCATGCAGCAAAGCGACAAGCTGGATAGCGCTACAGAGCAGTTGGACAAAATGGTAGGTAGTTTCAAACTTTAA
- a CDS encoding YajQ family cyclic di-GMP-binding protein, translated as MPSFDVVSEVNMPEVRNAVDQANREIATRFDFKGSGAHIEQADAVVTLHASSEFQIDQMLDIMLGKFAKRGVDIACLDKGKVEAAGNKARQPFTVRQGIDAEQARKIVKLIKDSKAKVQVAIQGEQVRVTGKKRDDLQEVIALLRQSKLDLPVQFTNFRD; from the coding sequence ATGCCATCCTTTGACGTGGTATCGGAAGTAAACATGCCGGAAGTGCGTAACGCGGTGGATCAGGCCAACCGTGAGATTGCCACGCGTTTTGATTTCAAGGGGTCGGGCGCGCACATTGAGCAGGCCGATGCTGTGGTCACTCTCCATGCCAGCAGCGAATTCCAGATTGATCAGATGCTGGATATCATGTTGGGCAAGTTCGCCAAACGTGGCGTGGATATTGCTTGCCTGGATAAGGGTAAGGTAGAGGCCGCCGGTAACAAGGCGCGTCAACCGTTCACCGTGCGCCAGGGGATCGATGCCGAGCAGGCCAGAAAGATTGTGAAACTTATAAAGGACAGCAAGGCGAAAGTGCAGGTTGCGATCCAGGGCGAGCAGGTGCGTGTTACGGGAAAGAAACGCGATGATTTGCAAGAGGTTATCGCGCTGTTGCGGCAGTCCAAACTTGATCTGCCTGTGCAGTTCACCAATTTCCGCGACTGA
- a CDS encoding methylated-DNA--[protein]-cysteine S-methyltransferase produces the protein MLSYDAILTAPFPQAKLGIRINRGALCTIDFLDPSIDDLPPMEPVAREVAQQLMAYFANPAHVFSLPSALLGTPFQRRVWQTLCEVPPGKPCRYGDLALRLGSGPRAVGGACRANQIPIVVPCHRVVSASGLGGYSGAVSGEGLAIKRWLLDHESRL, from the coding sequence GTGTTGTCCTATGACGCCATTCTGACCGCGCCTTTTCCTCAGGCGAAGCTTGGTATCCGTATTAACCGTGGTGCACTTTGCACTATCGATTTCCTTGATCCCAGCATAGATGACCTGCCGCCAATGGAGCCCGTTGCCCGGGAGGTGGCGCAGCAGTTGATGGCGTATTTCGCCAATCCCGCCCATGTTTTTTCGTTGCCGTCGGCGCTGCTGGGTACGCCTTTTCAACGCCGCGTATGGCAGACGCTGTGCGAGGTGCCGCCCGGCAAACCGTGCCGCTATGGTGATTTGGCCCTGCGGCTTGGCAGTGGCCCGCGCGCGGTGGGTGGGGCGTGCCGGGCCAACCAGATCCCTATTGTTGTGCCCTGTCATCGTGTCGTCAGTGCGAGCGGGTTGGGAGGATATTCCGGCGCGGTTTCAGGCGAAGGACTGGCTATCAAGCGCTGGTTGCTGGATCATGAAAGTCGATTGTGA
- the rpsP gene encoding 30S ribosomal protein S16, whose translation MVTIRLARGGAKKRPFYHIVVTDSRNPRDGRYIERVGFFNPVATGGEVRLNVNNERVNYWVSKGAQPSERVASLVKQQAA comes from the coding sequence ATGGTAACCATTCGTTTGGCACGTGGCGGCGCGAAAAAACGCCCTTTTTACCACATCGTCGTGACCGATTCGCGCAATCCGCGTGATGGCCGCTATATCGAGCGCGTAGGGTTTTTCAATCCCGTTGCGACTGGCGGCGAAGTGCGCTTGAACGTAAACAATGAGCGGGTGAATTACTGGGTATCCAAAGGTGCTCAGCCCTCCGAGCGTGTTGCTTCGCTGGTCAAGCAGCAGGCCGCCTGA
- a CDS encoding substrate-binding domain-containing protein, with the protein MKVILRSILAAGIGAMMALPAWAGDVVVIVNKGNTNAVDKAFVVKVYTGEAKAWSDGGPIFSVDQGESNPVRADFSSNVLGKSVSNMKALWAQNIFAGKALPPKVVDQDAEVKKVVSTNKNAIGYISASSVDDTVKVVVK; encoded by the coding sequence ATGAAAGTGATTTTGCGTAGCATTTTGGCGGCGGGTATAGGCGCCATGATGGCCCTGCCTGCCTGGGCCGGAGATGTGGTGGTGATCGTCAACAAGGGCAACACCAATGCCGTGGACAAGGCATTTGTCGTGAAGGTTTATACGGGCGAGGCGAAAGCCTGGTCGGACGGCGGCCCGATATTTTCCGTCGATCAGGGAGAGAGCAACCCGGTCCGCGCGGATTTTTCCAGCAACGTGCTCGGTAAGAGTGTTTCCAACATGAAGGCGCTGTGGGCGCAGAACATCTTTGCCGGCAAGGCGCTGCCACCCAAGGTCGTCGACCAGGATGCCGAGGTCAAGAAGGTGGTCAGCACCAACAAAAATGCCATAGGCTACATCAGCGCATCCAGCGTGGACGACACCGTGAAAGTTGTCGTGAAGTAA
- a CDS encoding OprO/OprP family phosphate-selective porin has translation MAISGISLAAGVQSALAVEINDKLSIYGYGHQAYMRTNGNAYLEADKKGDWGYGALALVIAATLDDKTKVWMHLHNTAETTRMDWAYIDRQVSAGLALRAGQIKMPVGLYNEIRDIKFLQLATLAPALYQEASRMTDEGYRGLGLTYNHAVGAGSLSWDGYTGQVVDLEVLAGTAKEKMRRMVGGRVTYNAPVDGLRFMASTYDSRLQQGGGLEGSRRVWILSADYKANNLDIKAEYAPMKFFGIKSKTYYAQAGYTLAEKWTPFARYDYVTTDSTQSDDPSYYQKTATIGVGYKFSDNVGFRLEDHFNRGYALPVVTGETVAGAGKNNWNMLVASINFIF, from the coding sequence GTGGCCATTAGCGGCATCAGCTTGGCTGCTGGAGTTCAATCAGCGCTGGCGGTGGAGATAAATGACAAGCTTTCAATTTACGGGTATGGCCATCAAGCCTATATGCGTACCAACGGCAATGCCTATCTCGAGGCGGACAAGAAGGGTGATTGGGGTTACGGTGCTCTTGCATTGGTGATTGCCGCAACACTTGATGACAAGACCAAGGTCTGGATGCACCTGCATAATACGGCAGAAACGACGCGCATGGACTGGGCCTACATCGACCGCCAGGTGAGCGCCGGTCTTGCGCTGCGTGCTGGCCAGATAAAGATGCCGGTGGGGTTGTATAACGAAATTCGTGACATCAAGTTTCTGCAGCTTGCCACGTTGGCTCCGGCTCTCTATCAGGAAGCCTCAAGAATGACCGATGAGGGCTATCGAGGCCTCGGCTTGACTTATAATCACGCTGTCGGAGCGGGTAGCCTCTCCTGGGATGGTTATACGGGCCAGGTGGTTGATCTTGAGGTTCTTGCAGGAACCGCCAAGGAGAAAATGCGGCGCATGGTTGGCGGGCGCGTTACTTACAATGCTCCGGTGGATGGGCTGCGCTTCATGGCCTCGACTTATGACAGCAGGCTGCAGCAGGGAGGCGGTCTCGAAGGTAGCCGGAGAGTGTGGATATTATCGGCCGACTACAAGGCGAACAATCTTGACATCAAGGCCGAGTATGCGCCGATGAAGTTTTTCGGCATCAAGAGCAAAACCTATTACGCGCAGGCAGGCTATACCCTTGCCGAGAAGTGGACGCCCTTCGCCCGCTACGACTATGTTACGACCGACAGCACGCAGAGCGACGATCCTTCTTACTACCAAAAGACCGCTACCATTGGCGTAGGCTACAAGTTTAGCGACAACGTCGGTTTCCGCCTGGAAGACCACTTCAATCGTGGCTATGCCCTGCCTGTAGTTACCGGCGAAACCGTTGCGGGTGCTGGCAAGAACAACTGGAATATGTTGGTGGCCAGCATTAACTTCATATTTTAA